The following proteins come from a genomic window of Rattus norvegicus strain BN/NHsdMcwi chromosome 8, GRCr8, whole genome shotgun sequence:
- the Panx3 gene encoding pannexin-3 has product MSLAHTAAEYMLSDALLPDRRGSRLKGLRLELPLDKMVKFVTVGFPLLLMSLAFAQEFSSGSPISCFSPSNFSVRQAVFVDSSCWDSLAHYKQDEAGQYTVKSLWPHKALPYSLLALAVAMYLPVLLWQYAAVPALSSDLLFIISELDKSYNRSIRLVQHMLKIRQKSSDPHVFWDELEKARKERYFEFPLLERYLACKQRSHWLVATYLLRNALLLLFTSATYLYLGHFHLDVFFQEEFSCSIKTGLLHEETHVPELITCRLTSLSVFQIVSVSSVAIYTVLVPVIIYNLTRLCRWDKRLLSIYEMLPAFDLLSRKMLGCPINDLNVILLFLRANISELISFSWLSVLCVLKDTTTQKHNIDTVVDFMTLLAGLEPSKPKHLTQHTYDEHP; this is encoded by the exons ATGTCACTCGCACACACAGCGGCAGAGTACATGCTCTCCGATGCCCTGCTGCCTGACCGCAGGGGCTCTCGGCTCAAAGGGCTGCGTCTGGAACTGCCGCTGGATAAGATGGTCAAGTTCGTTACTGTGGGCTTTCCCTTGCTGCTGATGTCTCTGGCTTTCGCCCAGGAGTTCTCATCAG GGTCTCCGATCAGCTGCTTCTCTCCCAGCAACTTCAGTGTCAGACAGGCTGTGTTTGTGGACAGCTCCTGCTGGGACTCACTGGCTCACTATAAACAGGATGAGGCTGGACAGTACACGGTGAAATCTCTCTGGCCTCACAAG GCTCTCCCCTACTCTCTACTGGCCCTGGCTGTGGCCATGTATCTGCCAGTGCTGCTCTGGCAATATGCAGCTGTGCCAGCCCTCAGCTCAGACCTGTTATTCATCATCAGTGAGCTGGACAAGTCTTACAACCGCTCCATCCGCCTGGTACAGCACATGCTGAAGATCCGGCAGAAGAGCTCTGACCCTCATGTCTTCTGGGATGAGCTAGAGAA GGCCCGGAAGGAACGGTACTTTGAATTTCCCTTGCTAGAGCGGTACCTGGCATGCAAGCAGCGCTCCCATTGGCTAGTGGCCACCTACCTCCTGAGGAACGCCCTTTTACTCCTCTTCACCTCAGCCACTTACCTGTACCTTGGCCACTTCCATTTAGACGTCTTCTTTCAGGAAGAATTCAGCTGCTCCATCAAGACAGGCCTACTCCATGAGGAGACCCACGTGCCAGAGCTGATCACATGCAGGCTGACCTCCCTGTCTGTATTCCAGATTGTGAGTGTCTCCAGTGTAGCAATATACACCGTACTGGTCCCAGTGATAATATACAACCTCACGCGGCTGTGCCGGTGGGACAAACGACTCCTCTCCATCTACGAGATGCTCCCAGCTTTTGATCTCCTCAGTAGAAAGATGCTAGGGTGCCCCATCAATGACCTCAATGTGATCCTTCTTTTCCTCCGAGCTAATATCTCTGAGCTCATCTCTTTTAGCTGGCTGAGTGTCTTATGTGTGTTGAAGGATACAACCACCCAGAAACACAACATTGACACAGTGGTCGATTTTATGACCTTATTGGCTGGCTTAGAACCCTCAAAACCTAAACATCTCACCCAACATACGTATGATGAACAcccatag
- the Panx3 gene encoding pannexin-3 isoform X1, translating into MSLAHTAAEYMLSDALLPDRRGSRLKGLRLELPLDKMVKFVTVGFPLLLMSLAFAQEFSSGSPISCFSPSNFSVRQAVFVDSSCWDSLAHYKQDEAGQYTVKSLWPHKALPYSLLALAVAMYLPVLLWQYAAVPALSSDLLFIISELDKSYNRSIRLVQHMLKIRQKSSDPHVFWDELEKARKERYFEFPLLERYLACKQRSHWLVATYLLRNALLLLFTSATYLYLGHFHLDVFFQEEFSCSIKTGLLHEETHVPELITCRLTSLSVFQIVKEEHEQWVKENGVLEDSPSPVPICTTQQAALKLCPPLWILKLNGHTMK; encoded by the exons ATGTCACTCGCACACACAGCGGCAGAGTACATGCTCTCCGATGCCCTGCTGCCTGACCGCAGGGGCTCTCGGCTCAAAGGGCTGCGTCTGGAACTGCCGCTGGATAAGATGGTCAAGTTCGTTACTGTGGGCTTTCCCTTGCTGCTGATGTCTCTGGCTTTCGCCCAGGAGTTCTCATCAG GGTCTCCGATCAGCTGCTTCTCTCCCAGCAACTTCAGTGTCAGACAGGCTGTGTTTGTGGACAGCTCCTGCTGGGACTCACTGGCTCACTATAAACAGGATGAGGCTGGACAGTACACGGTGAAATCTCTCTGGCCTCACAAG GCTCTCCCCTACTCTCTACTGGCCCTGGCTGTGGCCATGTATCTGCCAGTGCTGCTCTGGCAATATGCAGCTGTGCCAGCCCTCAGCTCAGACCTGTTATTCATCATCAGTGAGCTGGACAAGTCTTACAACCGCTCCATCCGCCTGGTACAGCACATGCTGAAGATCCGGCAGAAGAGCTCTGACCCTCATGTCTTCTGGGATGAGCTAGAGAA GGCCCGGAAGGAACGGTACTTTGAATTTCCCTTGCTAGAGCGGTACCTGGCATGCAAGCAGCGCTCCCATTGGCTAGTGGCCACCTACCTCCTGAGGAACGCCCTTTTACTCCTCTTCACCTCAGCCACTTACCTGTACCTTGGCCACTTCCATTTAGACGTCTTCTTTCAGGAAGAATTCAGCTGCTCCATCAAGACAGGCCTACTCCATGAGGAGACCCACGTGCCAGAGCTGATCACATGCAGGCTGACCTCCCTGTCTGTATTCCAGATT GTGAAAGAAGAACATGAGCAGTGGGTGAAGGAGAACGGAGTCCTAGAAGACAGCCCAAGCCCTGTTCCTATTTGTACAACTCAACAGGCTGCTTTAAAGCTCTGTCCCCCGCTttggattttaaaattaaatggcCATACTATGAAATGA